Proteins encoded within one genomic window of Spirulina major PCC 6313:
- a CDS encoding YbaB/EbfC family nucleoid-associated protein, protein MTQGKGFGFGLGKMKELTEAFKKAQQVQQDAKKLQDELEQMEIEGHNEAGTVTVVLSGNQEPRRVNITPAALEAGAETLSAMVFEAMMDAYDKSTETMRGRMEELTSGLNLPGL, encoded by the coding sequence ATGACCCAAGGAAAAGGATTTGGTTTTGGTCTCGGTAAAATGAAGGAACTCACGGAGGCCTTCAAAAAAGCCCAACAGGTTCAGCAGGATGCCAAAAAACTGCAAGATGAACTAGAGCAAATGGAAATTGAGGGCCATAACGAAGCCGGTACGGTGACGGTCGTGCTGAGTGGCAATCAAGAGCCTCGTCGCGTCAATATTACTCCGGCGGCGCTTGAGGCTGGGGCGGAAACGCTTTCGGCGATGGTGTTTGAAGCGATGATGGATGCCTATGATAAATCGACGGAAACAATGCGCGGGCGGATGGAAGAATTGACGAGTGGGCTGAATTTGCCGGGGCTTTAG
- a CDS encoding metallophosphoesterase family protein has translation MSRLCRFAIASDLHIALPHTIDLTKPRFHLVEASVPALEAMLAHLEQLDLDCLFIPGDLTQDGERDNHHWLIEQLQKVSFPVYVIPGNHDVVKPTGNDAVIGLDEFAALYQPFGYDDPQQLWYSREIAPGVQLVGLNSNQFDATGWQLGCLDQPQWEWLRENLPQWRDRFVIVMIHHNIVEHIPQQSTHPLGRRYMLDDAAPLRHYLNEQGVRLVLTGHLHIQDVAEADGITEILTGSLVGYPHPYRVLELHDDGIHKRLKMKSYRLRSLPGWEDLPAASRQRTQENSFPFMSRFVSLPPLNLKGDEMIATAHQLQSFWADMAEGDRTFSFPQFPPHVRSMLEAFSATHPIDNNATLRF, from the coding sequence ATGTCTCGACTGTGCCGTTTCGCGATCGCCAGTGACCTGCATATTGCCTTACCCCACACCATCGACCTCACCAAGCCCCGCTTTCACCTCGTCGAAGCCAGTGTGCCCGCCCTTGAGGCCATGCTCGCTCACCTAGAGCAATTGGATCTCGACTGCCTCTTCATTCCCGGAGACCTCACCCAAGACGGCGAGCGGGATAATCATCACTGGCTGATCGAACAGCTTCAAAAGGTGTCATTTCCGGTCTATGTGATTCCTGGCAATCACGACGTGGTCAAGCCCACAGGGAATGATGCGGTGATTGGGCTGGATGAATTTGCGGCCCTGTATCAACCCTTTGGCTACGACGATCCGCAACAGCTTTGGTATAGTCGCGAAATTGCGCCGGGGGTGCAGTTGGTGGGGCTTAATTCTAATCAGTTTGATGCGACTGGTTGGCAGTTGGGGTGTTTGGATCAACCGCAATGGGAGTGGCTGCGGGAGAATCTGCCCCAGTGGCGCGATCGCTTCGTGATCGTCATGATCCATCACAACATTGTCGAGCATATCCCCCAGCAGTCCACCCATCCCCTCGGCCGTCGCTATATGCTCGATGATGCCGCCCCCTTGCGCCACTACCTCAACGAGCAAGGCGTGCGCCTCGTCCTCACCGGCCATCTCCACATCCAAGACGTGGCCGAAGCAGACGGAATCACAGAAATTCTCACCGGCTCCCTCGTCGGCTATCCCCATCCCTATCGGGTCTTAGAACTTCATGACGATGGAATACACAAACGCCTAAAGATGAAGTCCTATCGACTGCGATCGCTCCCCGGTTGGGAGGATCTCCCTGCTGCCTCCCGCCAACGCACCCAAGAGAATTCATTTCCCTTTATGTCGCGGTTTGTCAGTTTGCCACCGTTGAATTTAAAAGGAGACGAAATGATCGCCACAGCCCATCAATTGCAATCCTTCTGGGCCGATATGGCCGAGGGCGATCGCACCTTCTCATTCCCGCAATTTCCCCCCCACGTCCGCTCAATGCTCGAAGCCTTCAGCGCCACCCACCCCATCGATAACAACGCCACATTGCGGTTTTGA
- the murC gene encoding UDP-N-acetylmuramate--L-alanine ligase: MSKTVDFEGKPFHFIGIGGIGMSALAYILAKRSLPVSGSDLRSTHITQRLESVGARIFNQQAAANLEVFHSPVQLQPVAVGVGGVGVSSKGISSAPSTPDLGAPQVVCSTAIQAENQEYCAALDRGYAIFHRSDVLAALVQDYESVAVAGTHGKTTTSSLVSYLLLMAGLDPTVVVGGEVDAIGGNARLGQGRYLVAEADESDGSLVKLSPAIGVVTNIELDHPDHYQDLSEVVDIFQTFARQTKVLIGCADCATVREQLAPSITYSTDPKRSATYTVSEVVYGAEGTTATVWERGVALGTMTVPLLGEHNLGNALAAIAVARQLGIEFGVLAAAMTTFAGAKRRFEVRGVVDGITLIDDYAHHPSELQVTLAAAQLRIQELVKGSDRPRIIAIFQPHRYSRTLAFLEEFTQSFRDADVVIVTDIYSAGEPPNPQITGQMLADAIADHHQQVIYQPSLPELKSFLQNFLHAGDFALFLGAGNLNQIIPQLLHNDAI, from the coding sequence ATGTCCAAAACAGTTGATTTTGAGGGAAAGCCCTTTCACTTTATCGGCATTGGCGGCATTGGAATGTCTGCCCTTGCGTACATCCTGGCTAAACGTTCGTTGCCAGTATCAGGATCAGATTTACGGTCTACCCATATTACCCAGCGGTTAGAGTCCGTCGGGGCACGTATTTTTAATCAGCAAGCCGCTGCCAATCTGGAGGTCTTTCACAGTCCGGTGCAGCTTCAGCCCGTGGCGGTGGGGGTTGGAGGGGTGGGTGTCTCGTCGAAGGGGATCAGTTCAGCACCATCGACCCCCGACCTCGGAGCACCCCAAGTGGTGTGTTCAACGGCGATTCAGGCCGAAAACCAAGAATATTGTGCGGCGCTGGATCGGGGCTATGCGATTTTTCATCGCTCCGATGTGTTGGCGGCGTTGGTGCAGGACTATGAAAGTGTTGCTGTGGCAGGAACCCACGGGAAAACGACCACTAGTAGTTTGGTGAGCTATCTGTTGTTGATGGCGGGTCTTGACCCAACGGTGGTTGTGGGCGGTGAGGTGGATGCGATCGGCGGCAATGCGCGATTGGGTCAAGGCCGCTACTTGGTGGCGGAGGCGGATGAGTCGGATGGTTCGTTGGTCAAGTTGAGTCCAGCGATTGGGGTTGTCACCAATATTGAGTTGGATCATCCCGATCATTATCAAGATTTGTCAGAGGTTGTTGATATTTTTCAGACCTTTGCCCGCCAGACTAAGGTGTTGATTGGCTGTGCAGATTGTGCAACGGTGCGTGAACAGTTGGCTCCGTCCATTACCTACAGTACTGACCCGAAACGTTCGGCGACCTATACCGTGTCGGAGGTGGTGTATGGGGCCGAAGGGACGACGGCAACGGTGTGGGAACGGGGGGTTGCTCTCGGCACAATGACGGTTCCGTTGTTGGGAGAACATAATCTTGGTAATGCTTTGGCGGCGATCGCAGTGGCGCGTCAGTTGGGCATTGAGTTTGGGGTGTTGGCCGCTGCGATGACTACGTTTGCTGGGGCCAAGCGTCGCTTTGAAGTGCGGGGTGTTGTCGATGGGATCACCTTGATTGATGACTATGCCCACCATCCCAGTGAGCTACAGGTGACCCTAGCGGCGGCTCAACTCCGGATTCAGGAACTGGTGAAGGGGAGCGATCGCCCCCGGATTATTGCCATTTTTCAACCCCATCGCTATAGCCGTACCTTGGCCTTTTTAGAGGAATTCACCCAGTCATTTCGGGATGCAGACGTGGTGATTGTGACAGATATTTACAGCGCCGGTGAACCGCCGAATCCTCAAATTACGGGTCAGATGCTTGCCGATGCGATCGCTGACCATCACCAACAGGTCATCTATCAGCCGTCGCTCCCTGAACTGAAAAGTTTTCTCCAGAATTTTCTCCACGCAGGAGATTTTGCCTTATTTTTGGGTGCAGGGAACCTGAATCAAATCATCCCCCAACTCTTACATAACGACGCAATCTAG
- a CDS encoding ABC transporter ATP-binding protein encodes MARLELQHLRKQFAPNVIPVQDISLTVEDGEFLTLLGPSGCGKSTLLRLIAGLDQPTRGQVKVGGQDLTLFSPGDRNMAMVFQSYALYPHMTVAENISASLKIRKVASAEIQQRIGVVSEKLGLNHLLDRKPGKLSGGQRQRVALARALVRNPEVFLLDEPLSNLDALLREQVREELKQIFNAQNKPVVYVTHDQTEAMTLSSKVAVLLDGIVQQLDPPSRIYTHPANRFVAGFVGSPQMNFLELNCENSMARVGAFSIPVPTEVGERSQIDLGIRPEDLRLAKADETPTFRGQVTLVENFGREQLVTVQVAETSTKVRMVIPPDQEWDEQDIAVVLEPAKIHWFDSKTGDRVTSSVA; translated from the coding sequence ATGGCGCGTTTAGAATTACAGCATTTACGGAAACAGTTTGCCCCGAATGTGATCCCGGTGCAGGATATTAGCTTAACTGTCGAAGATGGCGAGTTTTTGACGCTGTTGGGGCCGTCGGGCTGCGGCAAATCTACATTGCTGCGGTTAATCGCGGGGCTGGATCAACCCACACGGGGACAGGTGAAGGTGGGGGGTCAGGATTTAACGCTGTTCTCACCGGGCGATCGCAACATGGCGATGGTGTTCCAAAGTTATGCTCTTTATCCTCACATGACGGTGGCGGAAAATATCAGTGCATCGTTGAAAATTCGCAAGGTAGCCAGCGCTGAAATTCAGCAGCGAATTGGGGTGGTGTCGGAAAAGTTGGGTTTAAACCATCTCCTCGATCGCAAACCGGGCAAACTCTCCGGGGGACAACGGCAACGGGTCGCTCTGGCGCGGGCGTTGGTGCGGAATCCGGAGGTGTTTTTGCTCGATGAACCTTTGAGTAACTTAGATGCCCTGTTGCGCGAACAGGTGCGCGAAGAGTTGAAACAGATTTTCAACGCCCAAAATAAACCCGTGGTCTACGTGACCCACGACCAAACCGAGGCGATGACGCTATCGAGCAAAGTGGCGGTGCTCCTCGATGGGATCGTGCAGCAACTTGACCCGCCGAGCCGCATCTATACCCATCCGGCGAATCGGTTTGTGGCGGGGTTTGTGGGCAGTCCGCAGATGAATTTTTTAGAGTTGAATTGTGAGAATTCCATGGCGCGGGTGGGGGCATTTTCGATCCCTGTGCCCACCGAGGTGGGGGAGCGATCGCAAATTGACCTCGGCATCCGTCCTGAAGATCTGCGCCTCGCCAAAGCAGACGAAACCCCCACGTTTCGCGGTCAGGTAACCCTGGTGGAAAACTTCGGGCGGGAACAGTTGGTCACGGTGCAAGTGGCGGAAACGAGTACCAAAGTGCGGATGGTGATTCCACCCGATCAAGAGTGGGATGAGCAGGATATTGCCGTGGTGCTCGAACCGGCGAAGATTCATTGGTTTGATTCTAAAACGGGCGATCGCGTCACCAGTTCTGTGGCGTAA
- a CDS encoding DUF4278 domain-containing protein, with translation MKLSYRGHSYTAHTKKVNTQDVAHTGTYRGVKVTFHDKQAPVQHTEKLIYRGVHVEH, from the coding sequence ATGAAACTCTCTTACCGCGGCCACAGCTACACTGCCCACACCAAAAAAGTCAACACCCAAGATGTAGCCCACACGGGCACGTATCGCGGTGTTAAGGTGACATTCCACGACAAACAAGCACCCGTGCAACATACTGAAAAACTGATCTATCGCGGTGTCCATGTTGAGCATTAA
- a CDS encoding type I glyceraldehyde-3-phosphate dehydrogenase, giving the protein MIRVAINGFGRIGRNFLRCWLGRENSQLEVVGINDTSDPRTNAHLLKYDSMLGKLDAEIDADDNSLTVNGKTIKCVSDRNPLNLPWSEWDIDLIIESTGVFVSEEGASKHIAAGAKKVLITAPGKGGNIGTFVMGVNHQDYEHSKQNVVSNASCTTNCMAPIVKVLHDSFGIIKGTMTTTHSYTGDQRLLDASHRDLRRARAAALNIVPTTTGAAKAVALVIPEMQGKLNGIALRVPTPNVSIVDLVVQVEKTTFVDQVNEALKEASEGPMKGVLGYNDLPLVSCDYRGTDCSSIADASLTMVMGGDMVKVVGWYDNEWGYSQRVVDLAELVAEKWEG; this is encoded by the coding sequence GTGATTAGAGTAGCAATCAATGGATTTGGACGCATCGGACGGAATTTCCTTCGGTGCTGGCTTGGACGTGAGAACTCCCAGCTAGAAGTCGTAGGCATTAACGATACCTCCGACCCCCGCACAAACGCTCACCTCCTGAAGTATGATTCCATGCTTGGGAAGCTAGACGCAGAAATTGATGCCGATGATAATTCGCTGACTGTCAACGGTAAAACGATTAAATGTGTATCCGATCGCAACCCGCTTAACCTGCCGTGGAGTGAATGGGACATTGATCTCATCATTGAATCCACTGGGGTTTTTGTGAGTGAAGAGGGTGCATCTAAGCACATCGCGGCTGGAGCCAAAAAAGTCCTGATCACCGCTCCCGGTAAAGGCGGCAATATCGGGACGTTTGTGATGGGTGTCAACCACCAAGACTATGAGCACAGCAAGCAAAATGTCGTCAGTAACGCCAGTTGTACTACCAACTGCATGGCCCCGATTGTCAAAGTTCTCCATGACAGCTTTGGCATCATCAAAGGTACGATGACCACCACCCACAGCTACACCGGAGATCAACGCTTGCTCGATGCAAGTCACCGCGATCTTCGCCGTGCCAGAGCCGCCGCACTAAATATTGTGCCGACGACCACTGGTGCTGCTAAAGCTGTGGCCTTAGTCATCCCTGAAATGCAAGGGAAGTTAAATGGGATCGCGCTGCGTGTGCCGACTCCGAATGTCTCCATTGTGGATTTAGTCGTTCAAGTGGAAAAAACCACCTTTGTGGATCAAGTCAATGAAGCCTTGAAAGAAGCCTCTGAAGGGCCGATGAAAGGGGTTTTAGGGTACAACGACCTGCCATTAGTCTCGTGTGACTATCGCGGCACTGACTGCTCTTCGATCGCGGATGCCAGTCTGACGATGGTGATGGGCGGCGATATGGTAAAAGTTGTGGGCTGGTACGACAACGAATGGGGCTATTCTCAGCGCGTTGTGGACTTGGCTGAACTCGTTGCCGAGAAATGGGAAGGCTAA
- a CDS encoding ABC transporter substrate-binding protein: MRIVPFKQSPWLRFIILMGAVILALQVFILPVFSQQPVTVRVMMQALEAQQWQPLKANFEAQNPDIKLDIVAGPNDTNLVEDLYTSAFLLGDSPYDLIYLDIAWVPKFAAAQWLAPLEQYVSAAQLDDFLAGDVAGGRYDGQLYRMPFRSDAGMLYYRTDLLAAAGYDPPATFDQLLDISQALQESGAVQWGYVWQGKQYEGIAAMFVEVLAGHGAFWIDPDSLEVGLDAPEAIAALEFLRATIHNDISPPGVTTYAEEETRRLFQSGDVAFLRNWPYVFALASESELQGKFAIKPMVHAPGEQSGACQGGWGFGISATSRHPEATWRVIEYLSSTDAQRDYILETGYVPSRIELFNDPEIVAKYSHYPDLLAVVQNSTLRPPIAQYAQASDILQRFLSAALTDKLTPTEALEAAAQETRALLGRAG; this comes from the coding sequence ATGCGAATAGTTCCCTTTAAACAGTCTCCCTGGCTCCGATTTATCATCCTCATGGGTGCTGTAATCCTCGCCTTGCAGGTGTTTATCCTACCGGTCTTCAGTCAGCAGCCGGTGACCGTGCGGGTGATGATGCAGGCCCTCGAAGCCCAGCAATGGCAGCCCCTCAAAGCAAACTTTGAAGCACAAAATCCCGATATTAAACTGGACATTGTCGCCGGTCCCAACGACACCAACCTCGTCGAAGATCTCTACACCTCCGCTTTTTTATTGGGGGATTCTCCCTACGATTTGATCTATCTCGATATTGCGTGGGTTCCCAAATTTGCCGCCGCCCAATGGCTTGCCCCCCTGGAGCAATATGTCAGTGCGGCGCAACTGGATGACTTTCTGGCCGGTGATGTGGCCGGTGGCCGCTACGATGGGCAACTCTATCGCATGCCGTTCCGCTCCGATGCGGGAATGCTCTACTACCGCACCGATCTTTTGGCGGCAGCGGGCTACGACCCCCCGGCCACCTTTGATCAACTTCTCGACATTTCCCAAGCTCTGCAAGAGAGCGGCGCGGTGCAATGGGGTTATGTGTGGCAAGGGAAGCAATACGAAGGGATTGCGGCGATGTTTGTGGAAGTGTTGGCAGGCCATGGGGCGTTTTGGATTGATCCCGATAGCCTCGAAGTGGGGCTAGATGCCCCAGAAGCGATCGCCGCCCTCGAATTTCTCCGCGCCACGATTCACAACGACATTTCCCCCCCAGGGGTCACCACCTACGCCGAAGAAGAAACCCGCCGCCTCTTTCAAAGCGGCGATGTGGCGTTCTTGCGCAATTGGCCCTACGTGTTTGCCCTCGCGTCCGAGTCGGAATTACAGGGTAAATTTGCGATTAAACCGATGGTTCACGCGCCAGGGGAACAGAGTGGCGCTTGTCAAGGCGGTTGGGGGTTTGGCATTTCAGCCACATCGCGCCATCCAGAGGCAACCTGGCGGGTGATTGAGTACCTCAGCAGTACCGACGCGCAACGGGACTATATTCTTGAGACTGGCTATGTGCCGAGCCGGATTGAACTGTTTAATGATCCCGAAATCGTGGCGAAATATTCCCATTATCCGGACTTGCTCGCCGTGGTGCAAAACTCCACCCTCCGCCCCCCGATCGCACAATATGCCCAAGCCTCGGATATTCTCCAACGCTTTCTCAGTGCTGCCCTGACGGATAAGCTAACCCCCACAGAAGCCCTCGAAGCTGCCGCCCAAGAAACCCGTGCCCTCTTGGGACGGGCGGGGTAA
- a CDS encoding carbohydrate ABC transporter permease, whose translation MTAQNTTTPPKKIPTQRILLWVGVALMLLFCLAPVLWQILTSLKTNSAISAIPTIYIPNGDQLTIAHYFSLGNEFLRYILNSFFVSLVSTVVCLAVGAPAAYALARLKIPGEQVVLAIVLVVSLFPYVLLFLGLLEIVKAAGLGNNYLALIVPYTAINLPLTILVLRSFFQQLPKDLEDSAKIDGYQTVPMLLQIVLPMTIPALVTTGILTFIFAWNEFIFALTFITRSELQTIPIAVAKLGGASVFEIPYGPIASATVLGTIPLVLLVLFFQRRIVQGITAGAVKG comes from the coding sequence ATGACTGCTCAAAACACCACAACTCCCCCGAAAAAAATTCCCACTCAGCGCATTTTGCTCTGGGTTGGGGTGGCGTTGATGTTGCTCTTTTGCCTCGCCCCGGTGCTGTGGCAGATTCTCACATCGTTGAAGACAAATTCTGCAATTTCAGCGATTCCGACGATTTATATTCCCAACGGTGACCAATTAACGATCGCCCATTATTTCAGCTTAGGAAATGAATTTTTACGCTATATCTTGAATAGTTTTTTTGTGTCGTTGGTGTCTACGGTGGTGTGTTTAGCGGTGGGTGCTCCGGCGGCCTATGCCCTGGCTCGGTTGAAAATTCCGGGCGAGCAAGTTGTCCTGGCGATCGTGCTGGTGGTGAGTTTATTTCCCTATGTTCTCTTGTTTTTAGGGCTGTTGGAAATTGTCAAGGCAGCAGGATTAGGAAATAATTATCTGGCGTTGATCGTGCCCTATACGGCGATTAATTTACCCTTGACGATTTTGGTGTTGCGTAGTTTTTTCCAACAGTTGCCCAAGGATTTGGAAGATTCCGCGAAAATTGATGGTTATCAAACCGTTCCGATGTTGCTGCAAATTGTTTTGCCGATGACAATTCCAGCGTTGGTGACAACGGGAATTTTAACCTTTATTTTTGCGTGGAATGAGTTTATTTTTGCCCTGACCTTTATCACCCGATCGGAACTGCAAACGATTCCCATTGCGGTGGCAAAACTGGGGGGGGCTTCGGTGTTTGAAATTCCCTACGGGCCGATCGCATCGGCCACGGTGTTAGGAACGATTCCCCTCGTGCTGTTGGTGCTCTTTTTCCAACGGCGAATTGTCCAGGGGATTACGGCTGGGGCGGTGAAAGGATAG
- the murB gene encoding UDP-N-acetylmuramate dehydrogenase, producing the protein MTLSSDLPLTTKTYIYPGSTAYTPKPIWLDDGQCQIRPHVTLANFTSFRVGGPAEWYAAPKTREGLQACFAWAQDRSLPTTILGAGSNLLISDRGLPGLVVSTRHLRLSIFDDETGQVTAGAGELIPRLAWRSAKRGWQGLEWSVGIPGTVGGAVVMNAGAHQGCIADSLVQADVLNPDGHIVTLRASDFHYRYRHSSLQGDKRLVLQATFQLQPTQERAIVMETTNENLQNRKNSQPYHLPSCGSVFRNPESYKAGWLIEQIGLKGFQIGGAQVAHRHANFILNCGNAKAQDIFETIHHVQQQVEHHWSLRLRPEVKVLGEFQTI; encoded by the coding sequence ATGACCCTGTCTTCTGATCTTCCGTTGACAACGAAAACCTATATCTATCCCGGTTCAACCGCCTACACCCCCAAACCCATTTGGCTTGACGATGGCCAATGCCAAATTCGCCCCCACGTCACCCTAGCCAATTTCACCTCCTTTCGAGTTGGTGGGCCCGCAGAATGGTACGCTGCGCCCAAAACCCGCGAAGGACTGCAAGCCTGTTTCGCCTGGGCCCAGGATCGTAGCCTGCCCACTACGATCTTAGGCGCAGGTTCCAATTTACTGATTAGCGATCGCGGCCTACCCGGTCTTGTGGTCAGCACCCGCCATCTGCGCCTGAGTATATTCGATGATGAAACGGGTCAAGTGACCGCTGGGGCAGGGGAATTGATCCCCCGTTTAGCCTGGAGATCTGCGAAACGAGGCTGGCAGGGACTGGAATGGTCTGTGGGCATTCCGGGCACGGTAGGGGGAGCGGTGGTGATGAATGCCGGGGCGCACCAGGGATGTATTGCCGATTCCCTCGTCCAAGCCGATGTGCTCAACCCTGATGGCCACATTGTCACCTTACGGGCCAGTGATTTCCACTATCGCTATCGCCATTCGAGCTTACAGGGGGATAAGCGCCTGGTGTTGCAAGCCACCTTTCAATTACAACCCACTCAGGAACGGGCGATCGTGATGGAAACCACCAATGAAAACTTGCAAAATCGGAAAAATTCTCAACCCTATCATCTCCCCAGTTGTGGCAGTGTATTTCGGAATCCGGAATCTTATAAGGCGGGCTGGTTAATTGAACAAATTGGTTTGAAAGGCTTCCAGATTGGGGGGGCCCAAGTGGCTCACCGGCATGCCAACTTTATTTTGAATTGTGGCAATGCCAAAGCCCAGGATATTTTTGAAACAATCCACCATGTTCAACAGCAAGTTGAACACCATTGGTCTTTACGATTGCGGCCAGAGGTTAAGGTTCTCGGTGAGTTTCAGACGATCTGA
- a CDS encoding ABC transporter permease subunit encodes MTQDTLRQRESRTGWILMTPALMILALVFAYPILRAFWLSTFTQNLGTQLNAEFAGLTNYGRLIGDSRFWQSLWNTSIFTAFSITLELLIGLAFALILNQTFRGRGLVRTVALIPWALPTAVMGLAWAWIFNDQFGVVNDILIRLGFIQERITWLGEPTRAMLALIFADVWKTTPFIAILLLAGLQSIPGDLYEAHAIDGASPWQSFRHITLPLIAPQILIALLFRFAQSFGIFDLVQVMTGGGPAGATETVSIYIYATVRRYLDFGYGAALVVVTFLILIAAVLLTAGLLSKTRVNLTGD; translated from the coding sequence ATGACCCAAGACACCCTCCGCCAACGCGAAAGCCGCACCGGTTGGATTTTAATGACCCCAGCCCTGATGATTTTGGCCCTGGTCTTTGCCTATCCCATCCTCCGCGCCTTTTGGCTCAGCACCTTCACCCAAAACCTCGGCACGCAACTCAACGCCGAATTTGCCGGCCTCACCAACTATGGCCGCCTGATCGGGGATAGTCGGTTTTGGCAAAGTCTCTGGAACACCAGCATCTTCACCGCCTTCAGCATCACCCTAGAATTGCTGATCGGCTTAGCCTTCGCCCTCATTCTCAACCAAACCTTTCGCGGCCGGGGTCTCGTGCGCACCGTCGCCCTCATTCCCTGGGCCTTACCCACGGCGGTGATGGGGTTGGCCTGGGCCTGGATTTTTAATGATCAGTTTGGGGTCGTGAATGATATTTTGATTCGCCTCGGCTTCATTCAAGAGCGGATCACCTGGCTCGGCGAACCCACCCGCGCCATGCTCGCCCTCATCTTCGCCGATGTTTGGAAAACCACACCCTTCATCGCCATCCTGCTCCTCGCCGGTTTGCAATCCATCCCTGGCGATCTCTACGAAGCCCATGCCATCGATGGTGCGTCCCCCTGGCAGAGTTTTCGCCACATCACTCTGCCGTTGATCGCGCCTCAGATTCTGATCGCGCTCTTGTTCCGATTTGCGCAATCCTTCGGGATTTTTGACTTGGTGCAGGTGATGACCGGCGGCGGGCCAGCGGGGGCCACGGAAACGGTGTCGATCTATATCTATGCAACGGTGCGGCGTTATCTTGACTTTGGCTATGGGGCGGCGTTGGTGGTGGTGACGTTTTTGATCTTAATTGCGGCGGTACTTTTGACGGCAGGGTTACTGTCAAAAACCCGTGTCAATCTCACCGGGGATTGA
- the chrA gene encoding chromate efflux transporter — MASLQGSSLSRCGAIARLFLKLGVIGFGGPAAHIALMDEEVVKRRRWLTREHFLDLLGATNLIPGPNSTEMAIHVGFSYGGWPGLVVAGVCFVLPAVVLTGLLAWVYVEFGTVPAIAPLLYGIKPAVLAIIASALWRLGKKAVKSRPLGLVAAAVIPLLLWGVNEVLALLIGGVVGMVWLRQPPTPPTEKTASLWVAAANGLALTTRSELVQAAAATTGATLGQIALVFLKVGAVLFGSGYVLIAFLEGELVGRGWLTQTELLDAIAIGQFTPGPVLSTATFIGYLMAGVPGAVVATVGIFLPSFGLVALLNPLIPKLRQSPWAAAFLDAVNASSVALMAVVTVRLAGLTLWGDAIALGITLLATVAIFQFKIGPVWIVLGGAAVGLLSHALA, encoded by the coding sequence ATGGCATCATTGCAAGGGTCAAGTCTGTCACGGTGTGGAGCGATCGCCCGTCTCTTTTTGAAACTGGGGGTGATCGGGTTTGGCGGGCCAGCGGCTCATATTGCCTTGATGGATGAAGAAGTGGTAAAGCGGCGACGCTGGCTCACCCGCGAGCATTTTCTCGACCTCCTCGGAGCCACCAACCTGATCCCCGGCCCCAACTCCACAGAAATGGCGATCCATGTGGGGTTTAGTTATGGCGGCTGGCCGGGGTTGGTGGTGGCGGGGGTCTGTTTTGTCTTGCCGGCGGTGGTGTTAACGGGGCTGCTGGCCTGGGTGTATGTGGAGTTTGGCACAGTGCCCGCGATCGCGCCCCTGCTGTACGGGATTAAACCGGCCGTGTTGGCGATTATTGCCTCGGCCCTGTGGCGGTTAGGAAAAAAGGCGGTGAAGTCTCGCCCCTTGGGGCTAGTGGCGGCGGCGGTGATTCCCCTCTTGCTGTGGGGCGTGAATGAAGTCTTGGCACTGTTGATCGGCGGCGTGGTGGGGATGGTGTGGCTGCGGCAACCCCCAACTCCCCCAACGGAAAAGACCGCCTCGCTCTGGGTAGCAGCGGCCAATGGGCTAGCCTTAACCACGCGATCGGAGCTTGTCCAGGCCGCCGCCGCCACAACGGGGGCAACCCTGGGCCAGATTGCGCTGGTATTCCTCAAAGTGGGGGCGGTGCTGTTTGGGAGCGGCTATGTGTTGATCGCATTTTTGGAAGGGGAATTGGTGGGGCGCGGTTGGTTGACGCAGACAGAATTACTCGATGCGATCGCGATCGGTCAATTCACCCCCGGTCCAGTCCTCTCCACCGCCACCTTTATCGGCTATCTGATGGCAGGCGTACCGGGGGCTGTGGTGGCCACGGTGGGGATTTTCCTCCCCTCCTTTGGCCTTGTGGCGCTCCTCAATCCCTTAATCCCCAAATTGCGTCAATCCCCTTGGGCGGCGGCCTTTCTCGATGCGGTGAATGCGAGTTCAGTGGCGTTAATGGCGGTGGTGACGGTGCGCTTGGCGGGGCTGACCTTGTGGGGCGATGCGATCGCCCTGGGGATCACTCTCCTGGCAACGGTGGCGATTTTTCAGTTCAAAATTGGCCCGGTGTGGATCGTGTTGGGCGGCGCAGCCGTGGGGCTGCTGTCCCACGCGCTTGCATAG